A single window of Methanothermobacter marburgensis str. Marburg DNA harbors:
- a CDS encoding histidine kinase dimerization/phosphoacceptor domain -containing protein, with the protein MEAYMNPYSIISLLASVIAFYTSVFIYYRNPRNNLNLLVSNLGVAVSFMAFTEFVYRTVAAPDDALIWLRLSLLWPIIPAILLHISLTYTRRRVGKPALAVIYAPALIFILTGLLTDLFISGPLLTYYGWTYALPEPPLVFALFSLWTVTLTLTAAAITLRDYLRSRGYRKRESLYIFTGLFVPLIVSFTTDFIFRDLMGLVFPEFTQTMLSIGLLFIAYGVWRYDFPELSPAIAARSIADVMPNFLIITDLEGRVTSCGRSVHEKLSYSSEDLRGKPFWDLFDPSDREMLREVVSGFSSSEMETRIISSDGRTTDVLLTASPIRGRFREPIGFVFIATDISLQRRATERLRESEMRFRGVADNISDGIAITDESDTVIYWNRALEEITSTGRDDALGRKMPEICSEVILETRGNDEFLIRGERVVRIFRFSIMPGLGAVLVRDVTEARRYEESLISALRERETLIREIHHRVKNNLQIISSLLNMQKPYIRDAEDLRIFEESQTRIKSMAMIHENLYQSETLSEINMRNYISRLATEILSTYGASGIVSDIRVDDLSLDIELAVPLALIVSELVTNSVKYAFPDGKGRIIISFNLKGGVYLLDYRDTGQGLPEDFSSGSSDSLGMTLVRALVGQLDGELETFNEGGAVFRITFPERSS; encoded by the coding sequence ATGGAGGCGTATATGAACCCCTACTCAATCATATCCCTCCTTGCATCTGTGATTGCATTCTACACATCGGTATTCATCTACTACAGGAACCCCCGTAATAACCTCAATCTGCTTGTATCCAACCTTGGTGTTGCTGTATCATTCATGGCATTCACCGAGTTCGTCTACCGGACAGTGGCAGCACCCGACGATGCCCTAATATGGCTCAGGCTGAGCCTCCTCTGGCCCATTATACCTGCAATTCTCCTCCACATATCCCTCACCTACACACGAAGAAGGGTGGGTAAACCGGCACTTGCAGTAATCTATGCACCTGCACTTATCTTCATATTAACGGGACTCCTCACTGACCTCTTCATTTCCGGTCCACTCCTCACATATTATGGCTGGACCTACGCCCTGCCGGAACCACCTCTGGTCTTTGCACTCTTCTCGCTCTGGACCGTTACCCTGACACTGACAGCGGCAGCCATCACCCTCAGGGACTACCTGAGATCCCGAGGGTACAGGAAGAGGGAGTCCCTCTACATATTCACGGGTCTTTTCGTGCCTCTGATTGTGAGCTTCACAACTGACTTCATCTTCAGGGACCTTATGGGACTGGTCTTCCCGGAGTTCACCCAGACCATGCTATCCATTGGCCTGCTCTTCATTGCCTACGGGGTCTGGAGGTACGACTTTCCAGAACTCTCACCTGCCATCGCTGCAAGGAGCATAGCTGATGTTATGCCCAACTTCCTCATCATAACAGACCTTGAGGGGAGGGTTACAAGCTGCGGCAGGAGCGTCCATGAGAAGCTCTCCTACAGCTCAGAAGACCTGCGGGGTAAACCATTCTGGGATCTGTTTGACCCATCTGACAGGGAGATGCTCAGGGAGGTGGTCTCTGGTTTTAGCTCATCTGAAATGGAGACCAGGATAATCTCATCGGACGGAAGGACAACTGACGTTCTCCTCACAGCATCCCCCATAAGGGGGCGCTTCAGGGAGCCCATTGGGTTCGTATTCATTGCAACTGATATAAGCCTCCAGAGGAGGGCCACAGAGAGGCTCCGTGAAAGTGAGATGAGGTTCAGGGGAGTTGCAGATAACATATCAGATGGTATCGCAATAACCGATGAATCAGATACTGTAATCTACTGGAACCGGGCACTTGAGGAGATAACCTCAACTGGAAGGGATGATGCTCTGGGAAGGAAGATGCCTGAGATATGCTCCGAGGTGATCCTTGAGACCCGTGGAAACGATGAGTTCCTCATAAGGGGTGAGAGGGTGGTCAGAATCTTCAGATTCAGCATCATGCCTGGTCTTGGAGCTGTGCTTGTGAGGGATGTTACAGAGGCCAGGAGATATGAGGAATCACTGATATCCGCCCTCAGGGAGAGGGAGACACTTATAAGGGAGATACACCACCGTGTAAAGAATAACCTGCAGATAATATCAAGTCTCCTGAACATGCAGAAGCCCTACATAAGGGACGCTGAGGACCTCAGGATATTTGAGGAGAGCCAGACCCGTATAAAGTCCATGGCCATGATACACGAGAACCTCTACCAGTCAGAGACCCTCTCAGAGATAAACATGAGGAACTACATCTCACGCCTTGCAACTGAAATCCTCTCAACCTACGGGGCCTCGGGTATCGTATCAGACATCAGAGTGGATGATCTGAGCCTTGATATTGAGCTGGCGGTCCCCCTGGCCCTCATAGTCAGTGAACTTGTCACAAATTCAGTAAAGTACGCCTTCCCTGATGGCAAGGGGAGAATCATAATCAGCTTTAACCTTAAAGGTGGGGTGTACCTCCTGGATTACAGGGATACAGGCCAGGGGCTTCCAGAAGATTTCAGTTCAGGTTCATCGGATTCACTGGGGATGACCCTTGTGAGGGCCCTTGTTGGTCAGCTTGACGGTGAACTTGAAACCTTCAATGAGGGAGGGGCGGTTTTCAGGATAACCTTTCCTGAGAGAAGTTCCTGA